One part of the Cyprinus carpio isolate SPL01 chromosome B12, ASM1834038v1, whole genome shotgun sequence genome encodes these proteins:
- the LOC122139135 gene encoding uncharacterized protein LOC122139135 — MHYFLLGSLVMALIYLSAEGNIHVFQYPRFIAVKTGRSVWINCFLSNKSLPTHVEWFKGQNYKDQLKSSHRIKIMEKSDNRSAFITILETETEDSGTYFCKLNGMPGPGTELLVYRHLKPPNLMITRVKDFVIFLQALLLILCIVVPLVQFYRMEKKEDAVYEEPEDNHIYEGLAVEQCGGADLYEDISVFAQVPDAPWEIEYGNQE, encoded by the exons ATGCATTACTTCCTGCTGGGATCTTTAGTCATGGCGCTGATTTACCTTTCAG CTGAAGGAAATATCCATGTGTTCCAGTACCCACGATTTATTGCCGTTAAGACAGGTCGGAGTGTGTGGATAAACTGTTTCCTGTCAAATAAATCTTTGCCGACTCATGTAGAGTGGTTCAAAGGCCAGAATTACAAAGACCAGCTCAAGAGCAGCCACAGAATAAAGATAATGGAGAAGAGTGATAATAGAAGCGCCTTCATTACCATTTTGGAAACGGAGACCGAGGACAGCGGCACTTACTTTTGCAAGCTGAATGGCATGCCTGGACCGGGAACTGAGCTACTAGTGTACA GACACCTCAAACCCCCGAACTTGATGATAACGAGAGTCAAGGATTTTGTCATTTTCCTTCAGGCTTTACTCTTGATTTTGTGCATCGTCGTTCCTCTGGTTCAGTTTTACAGAATG GAGAAGAAAGAAGATGCAGTTTATGAAGAGCCTGAGGATAATCACATATATGAG GGGTTGGCGGTTGAGCAGTGTGGCGGTGCGGATCTGTATGAGGACATCTCTGTTTTTGCCCAGGTCCCAGATGCACCGTGGGAAATCGAGTACGGAAACCAAGAGTGA